A window of the Nitrospinota bacterium genome harbors these coding sequences:
- a CDS encoding IS110 family transposase, whose translation GKPKKVALIAVMRKLLHIAYGILKNKTAFNPKLHMKTA comes from the coding sequence CGGGAAAACCGAAAAAAGTGGCCCTTATCGCCGTCATGCGGAAACTGCTGCACATCGCCTACGGCATACTTAAAAACAAAACCGCCTTTAACCCGAAATTGCACATGAAAACCGCTTGA